In Musa acuminata AAA Group cultivar baxijiao chromosome BXJ3-9, Cavendish_Baxijiao_AAA, whole genome shotgun sequence, a single genomic region encodes these proteins:
- the LOC135648415 gene encoding aluminum-activated malate transporter 10-like codes for MATEKEVSGGLGLEWRVTVPEGSSVKMEPEPSWISRTWNRLVELGSKLRSKVSTFGKKVWKIGADSPRKVIHGAKVGAALTLVSLFYYLRPLYNGFGSSAMWAVMTVVVVFEYTVGGCLYKGINRAIATLSAGGLAVGIDWVASKSGENWEPVILSASVFLLASAATFSRFLPTVKARFDYGVTIFILTFSLVAVSGYRVEELINLAVQRIATIAIGIAIALSICILVYPVWSGQELHLLVSRNMEKLADSLEGCVEDYFMKSEITDAKESSATRSEGYKCVLNSKASEDSQANLARWEPAHGRFGFRHPWKQYLKVAAALRNCAYCVEALHGCINSEAKAPECMKKHLRDACMKLSSDSSKVLKELSSSIKLMKRSKSIDALVGEMKNAVHELQNAFASLPNHLTQTTASSPMESTEGKKNSNISIADGVALMEAMPLMTIASLLIEISARIQGVVDAVGTLATLAHFEGIRNEKSSSKVQAEEQEDKALQEV; via the exons ATGGCGACCGAGAAGGAAGTGTCGGGTGGTTTAGGTTTAGAATGGAGAGTGACAGTCCCCGAAGGGTCGTCGGTGAAGATGGAACCCGAGCCGAGCTGGATTTCCAGGACTTGGAATCGGCTGGTCGAGTTGGGATCAAAGTTGAGATCGAAGGTGTCAACGTTTGGGAAGAAGGTTTGGAAGATTGGTGCAGATAGTCCGAGGAAGGTCATACATGGTGCCAAAGTAGGAGCTGCGCTCACTCTAGTGTCACTCTTTTATTATCTTAGGCCCTTGTACAATGGCTTCGGGAGTTCAGCTATGTGGGCTGTGATGACTGTCGTCGTGGTCTTCGAGTACACTGTTG GTGGGTGCTTGTACAAAGGAATCAACAGAGCAATAGCAACACTCAGCGCCGGCGGTCTTGCAGTTGGCATCGACTGGGTTGCAAGCAAATCCGGAGAAAATTGGGAACCAGTAATTCTGAGTGCGTCCGTCTTCCTGCTAG CTTCAGCTGCAACATTTTCCCGGTTCTTGCCGACAGTGAAAGCTCGGTTTGATTATGGTGTTACCATCTTTATCCTCACCTTCAGCTTGGTAGCAGTTTCCGGCTACCGCGTAGAAGAACTGATTAATTTAGCAGTGCAACGCATAGCGACCATCGCCATTGGTATCGCTATTGCTCTTTCCATTTGCATACTTGTTTACCCTGTTTGGTCCGGCCAAGAGCTTCACCTCCTCGTTTCCCGCAACATGGAGAAGCTCGCTGATTCCTTAGAGG GTTGCGTAGAGGATTACTTCATGAAGAGCGAGATCACGGATGCGAAAGAATCATCAGCCACTCGGTCGGAGGGCTACAAGTGTGTCCTAAACTCAAAAGCATCTGAAGATTCACAGGCAAATTTAGCGAGATGGGAACCTGCACATGGTCGCTTTGGATTTAGACATCCATGGAAACAGTATCTCAAGGTCGCAGCTGCACTGAGGAACTGTGCTTACTGCGTAGAGGCCCTCCACGGCTGCATCAATTCAGAAGCTAAG GCTCCTGAATGTATGAAGAAACATCTGAGAGATGCTTGCATGAAACTGAGCTCGGACTCATCCAAGGTCCTAAAGGAGTTGTCGAGCTCCATCAAGCTGATGAAAAGGTCTAAATCCATTGATGCGTTGGTTGGAGAGATGAAGAATGCGGTGCACGAGCTCCAAAATGCTTTCGCATCGCTTCCCAACCACCTGACGCAAACAACAGCCTCGAGCCCAATGGAATCAACCGAAGGAAAGAAGAACAGCAACATCTCAATTGCAGATGGAGTGGCCCTAATGGAAGCCATGCCTCTCATGACGATAGCATCGTTGCTTATTGAGATATCAGCGAGGATCCAAGGGGTCGTCGATGCTGTCGGCACGCTAGCAACCCTTGCACACTTTGAAGGCATCCGTAATGAGAAGTCCTCCTCGAAAGTACAAGCtgaagaacaagaagacaaagCCCTTCAAGAGGTTTGA